Genomic DNA from Oncorhynchus tshawytscha isolate Ot180627B linkage group LG04, Otsh_v2.0, whole genome shotgun sequence:
GTTGTTTTGCTATTAATGAATTTAACTTGCATTTTAGCTGGGCCCCACAGGTGTCGTGGTGGGTTGGGGTActgtgtctgtctatcagtaGTGAAGACATTTAGTCCCAAGGGCTCTTAACCCATCAAAATTCACCCAGGGTGTTGAGTAGGTCCGTCTAAACTTTTAGACTTCTTATTATTTTCATTTACTGCATTTACCATTTTTTGTATTGTATTGCAACTGAGTTTTTGATGTCAAAAGTTTTGTTTCTTTAATTCTGCATTTAAATGGTAGTGGAACATATTGTAGAAGGAGTGGAGTTAAAGGGACataaaatgcaaaaaaatgtcatcgatttcatattcatcatctccagcaccaccccaacatcaacatatgcgGAAAAAGGTGCATTTCtgtgttttgtagtaaaaaatataaagatctgtttttccaatgacatcatcaaccaattagtaggtAATATCTACTCAAAATGTGTCAATCGCACGATGCACACCGATGtcgtcattggaaacacttatcttccgcTATCTTTTTTTACTATAAAACATAGAAAAGCTCCATTTTCCCTTATGTTGAttttggggtggtgctggagatgatgaatatgacgTTGAGAAAAGGTTTTCCTTCATGGGTTTAAGGGTACAGAAAAGCAGAACTTGGGCTAGGATGGAACATGCAATGGTCCCATAGGTGGAGGCATGGGTCTTCGGTAATGCGTTTACAATAAGAGCAAATGTTCTGTgtttatttgaaaatgtattaagtcCACGCTGTAATACACCTTGAGTATTATTGCCTCCATCTGCTGGGACTGGGCAATAATCACATTGGTTTTAAGAGCATGGTGATTTGCAGCCACTTTCAGCATTTTTGTTAAGTGGAAATTGGTAGAGTTTGTGGAAAGAATAGCCTAAATATATTGAGTGATACTACCGGTACTACCATTTTATGGCCGAAACAAATCGttccagtgccttcagaaagtattcataccctttgacttattacatattttgttgtgttaagacctgaattcaaaatgtatgaaatagtttttttctctcccccatctacacgcaataccacataatgacaaaattaaaacatgtatttaaacattttagcaaatttattgaaaatgaatacAGAAATATtgaatttacataagttttcacacCGCTGAGTTAATACTTtctagaagcacctttggcagtgattacagctgtgtacGTCTGCTTTCCACACCTATTTTAAacactgtcaaattggttgttgatcattgcaaaAACTCGGCCACTTGGGAATATTCACTgtcttgttaagcaactccagtgtagatttggctttgtgttttaggttattgtcctgctggaaggtgaattaatctcccagtgtctggtggaaagcagactgaaccaggttttcctctaggattttgcctgtgcttagctccattctgttttattttttttatcctgaaaaccagtccttaatgattacattACATCATCCTCAGGTTTtgcccatcacagccattaaactctaactgtttaaatgtcaccattggcctcgtggtgaaatcctTTGGCAGTTTCCttactctccggcaactgagttaggaaggatacctgtatctttgtagtgactgggtgtattgaaacaccatccaacgtgtaataacttcaccatgctcaaagggatattcatgtctgcttttttatttcaATGTCTGCCCTTCTTTAGGAGGCATTTGaaatcctccctggtctttgtggttgaatctgtgtttgaaattcactgctcgactgagggacattacagataattgtatgtgcgcGGTATCATGTTAAACGCTATTATTGCacatagagtgagtccatgcaacttattgtgtgacttgttaagcaaatttttacttctgaacttatttaggcttgccataacagaggttgaatacttatcgactCAAGGCAGTTaatattatttttttctactttgacgttatggggtattgtgtgtaggttagtgacaaatctcaattgaatcaattttaaattcaggctgtaacatctactgtgtgaatactttctgaaggcactgtataaaattTGTTCATAATTGACACAATTTTATGTATGAAGTTCTCTAGCTTCAACCTATCTGTACTCTGTTCCTCTGGATGTCTCGGAACCAAACCTCCTCAGAGTAATTATACATGAAGCCTTCAACCTTTTGTCCTCAATCTCCCTTTGAATATTGAATTGCAATGCATTTCGTTAGCCAGGGTATTATGCACAAACGGAGCAGGTGATGACTCAAAATTCAAGCAAGAAATAAATCCTGAATCCCTGCCCTTCAAGTCAGCCATTTTGGTGGTTATAGCTGTCCTATTGGCCAGCTGTCTTTTTCTATTAGAATGGATGGGCTCCTATTGAACAGGTTGTCTTCATTACCACCTGGCGCTCAGCATTTCAAGGTTATCAGATGTACTGTGCGGTTTACAGGTATAATAGTTTGTCAAGATCAAAAGGTTTAACACCAGGCAATGCTTTACGAGGGCCAATTTCCTGGACCCAGATTAAGCATACTCCTGAATTAAAAAGACTCTCCAatgaaagtgctttttagtccagaaaTAGTCTTAACTTGACATGATGATGACCAAAAGACACATTATGCTTTAAAGAGGCTTAACAACAGGGGTTAAAAGGTTTATGTGATAAATGCCTCTTTCTGTGGCCAGGTGTCTTTCTCCTGTGATAAATCAGACTTCctgattttaaatgatttatacccTGGATAAAGAGATGCAGCAGTGCTCTCCTCCGTCCTCCCTGTAGGTGTCTCTGGGTTTTCTCTTCTTTAAGACCTGgctacattttaaacaaacaatCAGCCCTGCGTGTTTAGACTAGAAGGCTAATGGGGGCGTGGTAGAGGGAGGGACGTAGAGGGAGATTCTATCCAACAGTTCTACTGCTCCACAGCACAGGCCAATAACAGAGGGATTTCATTCTCTCCCGCAGCGTTTGCTGTCCTGACGTTTATTACACGGTTGTCTTTAGTTTCATTACACTCAGAGCAGGGCAACTCGTTTTATATGAGAAAAAACTAGATTACCTCCCTCTGGACAGACAGCAGGACATAAAAGGGCAGTTGTTTGAAATGTGTACACAACTCACGGATGGGACCATTTACTCAGGCATATTTGCCAATGTACAGTAGTCTACAGAAAGCTTTTAGGCCATATACATAAGTCTGGAGGGAGCTGTGAACCTTTACAAAGCTGGAGAGATTTACTGGACTGGGTTTCTTTGAGGCCTTTGTTTCTCCAGTTTCTGTGAGTGTTTTTAAGTGTGGTGAGAGGGCGCTCAAAGTGGCTGCAAATCATTCACTGCGGTTCCAATCTTAGCAGGGCCTGTACGTTTCTCATGTTTGCTACGCTTCCACAAATCTGCATGAACAGCAcatcatgaaatgtgtttcaaaGGAATGTGTCATATTTAGATTTTGTACTTGACATCATTTTGTAATTAACTAATCCTTCAGCATTTCAAATCCACTGTTCTGTTATGTTTATTCTTGTTTTAAAACTGATTTTCATTTGATATTACATGGTTGTGAAAATGGAACTAGTTCTTTTTGTTCTGTGGGAGGAAGCTTACAACTGCCATGGAGAACAAATTGCTGTCTTGCTGCCATGGGGAACAAATTGCTGTCTTGCTCGATACCAATCGAACTAAAATTATTCCTGTCtcttgaataaaacatttaattatAATCTATTGGGTAAAATAGCTGCTCCCTACCATCTGCAATCAGGTGGAAGTTTTTTGTCTGTTTGCTAGATTGCTTCTGTTTGCAGAAATCCATACAATGTGCTGTATGTTTTGAAAGCATTCCTGTTCATCAGAGCATAAATAGATGTATGGCTTTATACATTTCTTCTTTTTATCATGGCTACTCTTCAATAAATTCAAATAGTTTAGCCACTAAAATTAATTTGAGAAAAATTAATGATGTTCCATATTGTTGCAGTAAGGGATAGTTCCTACATATGAGTGCATTTGGAATGGGAAAAGGGAGAGGGCTTGTGGGTGGAATGTAAAGTGACTGGAATTTCTTCATAGACAATGCACCACATTGGCTTGTAATGAGTCATAGATATCTGGCATTCTTCCGATTGCCAACAAAAAGCTATCTTATTTTTCAGTCAAAAGCACTGTAGCTACAGTTTCGAATGATGTGCCGCTTAGTTGCACCTCTTATTTTTCATTGTttttattgacatgttgaattcaCAGTAGCGATAAAGGTTTTACAAATCAGGATAGCttgtctacctctcctctccctttctcctgcaGCAGTCTTCAGGATTTCACCTCCATGCTCAGACCTTAGCCTAGGGCTAGGCCCTTAGGCCACCAAAGGCTTCCATTTCTTCCATCATATCATCTTGAGTAGACAGTCGGGTATTGCGTGTTTATTTCCTACCATGGGGTGTCATAAGCTTTCTCCAACTCCCATGTTTTTTGTCGCCCTTTTATGCCAGTAGCCAAACTATCCAGTTTGTTTTCACAGAAGTGGAAGATGACAATCTACCATGCAGCATCTGCCATTGCACCTGCTTGAAGctgcactctactgtaccctGCATTGAGGACCTGATAACTAGGAATGCTTTTGAAATGTACTCCACATGACATACTCCACATGACATTCAGAAAAACATATTGAGCAGGAATAGAACGAGACCCTTGAATGACGGTTCCATTTTCACATATTCTTTTTgttcaacagttttttttttttttttaattacatttgaATGTTCAGCTCTTATTGCTCATTCGCTGTCTCGTTTTTATTCCAGGAAGTTCCCTCTGAAGCAGGGAGTGTCTGCATATAAAATGGTCTGCAGTTCTCTGCTTCATAGGTCAGAAGCTTGTTTATTTTGTCTCTGTGGCTACGTTCAGTCCCAACTAAATTGTTTGAACCTGTATGAGAAAAAGCTCTATTTGGCACGCATCATCTTACACACCAGATAATCTTCATTTCATTTGAACATCCCTCTACGTGTAGATTTCCCAGTTAATTTCTGTTCATGGCAAATGCTATTGAAAATCAAGGTCCAGTGTCACTGAAAGATGGCTAGAGAATTGGATTACTGCACGTTCTGGGACACAATTTTTTTGCAGATTGAATTAGAAACTCTCTACGTATCAATTTCAGATAATTAGATATTCATGTCAGAAAATGCATGACTTTCCATGTATATTATGTCCTATAATATGACTCTTTTCCCCCATTTTTTTGTGTTAGAACACACTacatacactctcacacacatagacacactcacacatcatGATGCAATAAAAGAAAAGGGAAAATTATAATTGGATGACcaaagaaaaggaaaaaaaaacaaaaaaaacaattatgCACAAATTTCGCTGCTTGAATGGGACTGCTAGCCAATGCTGGTTGAGATGCATTTATTTACTGTCTAATTATATACACTGTAGATGCCACCACCGTCTCCTCTTCTATGACCATGGGAGGCCCTCGCAGTGCTTTTCCCACCTCTTCCAGCTCCACCATGCACTCCAGTACTTCAGCCACCGACCACACCTCTGCTCATACCGGCATCGCCGCTCCAGACGAAGGTGTAAGTAGCAGAGCGGTGGCGGAGATGCTTGGCGCCGAGGGCGGGACTGGCAACAGTGGGAGTACTGGTGGCGGAAGGGCTGGCGGCGAGAAAGGAGGAGGGGCTGGATCcctaggtggaggaggaagagggggggcaTCCCAGGAGGCCCAGCAGCACCACCAGATGACCCCTTCCAAGCGGCGCACGGTGCTGAACATCTCGCCTCCGCCCGAGGACCTGTTTGACGACAGCCGCATGTCCTGCCAGGAGGATCAGCTCCAGGACTCCGAGCTGAGCAACAGCATCTGGATGGATGACTCCGCCTCCAACTTCAGCATCGTCAGCTCCAGCTCCTACAACGACAACACAGAGGTGCCCCGGAAGTCGCGCAAGCGCACCCCCCGCCAGCGACCCGGGCCCAAGCCTGCCTCGGCCGAGGAGGCCAGCATGGATGTGTTTGATGCAGACAGTGCCAAAGGTCCTCACTTTGTGCTCTCACAGCTGGGCTCAGACAGCAAGGCCTGTACCAAAGGAAGGTGGGTGCCCCTAGATCTCTTTTACAGTGAAATTAGCCCATGTGGAAACATATCTAGCCTACTGTTTACTTCCTTTTGGTCTGCAGAGTTAACTTTCCTGTTCTTTTACATCTCTGAGATGGCTCTATGGACTTTGGTTGAGTTTCCGTTTTCAGTTTGAATCTTGTCTGGAACACAGAATggaaatacatttagaaatacaTTAAGACAAGTTAAATGTCATAAAATTATTAATTCATCGAAAAACACTTATAAACTTATACCATTACAACTACTATTGAATGGACATCTCAACAGAACTGTTCATACCTTGCCTGATTTTGAAGAAGTTTATCTAAATTTGCTCCATACTTATTCCCATTGTTAAGATATGTAAACCCCTATACCACAAGTGGAAATCGAACCAAACCACTGGTTTGTCTGTGCTTGAAGAAGAGCTGGCAGATCAGAGGCTAGGGAGGGGCAGGATACCACAGCACAAACAATGGTCAGCCATGGTGAATCACACTGAGCCTCTTTGAAAAGTGTTGAGAAAGCAGAGCAGATTAAATAAACCAATAAGTCCATCTCCTAAGAGGTTCTGATGGACCCTGCTTGGTAGTGAGCCTCCAAACTCTGCATTGCTCACTAGTGTCACTGGGAAACCATGGCAGCTATTTGGGGATCCCTCACTAGTCCCCTGCTGCTCTCCAGTTCCGAATACCCCCTATGCTccaccatacacacatactgacactcactcacacacaaacacacacagatatttGCTGGTGGGGGTCACAGCTTGGCTGGAACTTTGATAGTAAGTGGATGGTCTCCAAGTCCTGTCAAGTTCTCTTCCACTGAGAGGAAGCTTGGTGCCAACAGTGGAGCTGATCTTTCCTCCCCTTACATAAATGAACACaaggaggagcggagaggaggagtggaggtgagGGTTGCTGCCACTGCCACCCAACACCAGGTTGTGCGGCCCTCAGTCCCCAATGATTACAAGGTCacaggcagggttagggttagcagggGACAGTGCTGTGAATGAGTGAAAGGAAACAGTCCCCTGCATTAAATATATGTGGAAGTGTATTGTTGTTAGTGTTGCGTGTTTCAATGTAGGTTGTTTAGGAGCTGTTGGGCTTACACAGTACCTAACCAGTCTGTCTTGCAGTTCGGCAGATGGCTCCCAAACAACCCATCAGAAATGTGGGACCCTAGCGAGCCAGTTCCCTCAGAAGAGTGAGTGCAAGGAGCTGAAGATCCTGGTCCAGCCTGAGACCCAGCACAGAGCCCGCTACCTGACTGAGGGCAGCAGGGGGTCAGTGAAGGACCGCACTCAGCAGGGCTTCCCTACCCTAAAGGTACGCCTTAAACCAGCACCAGGACCAGGGGGGCTGTGGCCTCTAGGGCTTTTTGTGGATGGTCAGTGCCCCATACACGTGTCACTGTTTTGACTCTACCCCTTTGAAAGTATGCCTTTATCTGTCCTTTATCAAATGTCACCATCAACCTGCTCCATACTCATTGTTACATAACACCTCTACATTGGCTTAACATTCTTAAGTCAGTGATTCAGTGATTGTCACAGGCTATGTAGAAACTTGTATAAAAAGTGATGCAACATATCAACCCCAGGTTATTTTCTTTTTATGAAACAAGGTTTAATAGCTAGCGGTTACAACACACCTTGGAAGGCAGCActcaggtggtagagcatggctcttgcaaagccaggatagtgggttcaattcccatgaatgaatgactaagtcgctttggataaatgtGCCTGCTAAATACAATATAGTATATAAACTACATAAACACAACAGATTTTCTTGTCCACCGAGAAAAGAGGTAACTATCATTATTCTCTTGAAATGATTACAACCGCAAATCGTGACTTTGTTTGCATTCCTTTGTCATATCTCAGTATCAGCAATGTATTCCATATTTCAAATGTTTTACTCTCAAAGTAGACAGCAAAACAGACAGTTGTGCAGTGACAGCTCTGTTATCATAGAATGCTATTAGATATCATCTTACTAAGCAGAAAGCTGCCACTGTCTATTCACCTTTGTATGTTATTTTAGCTCCACCCCACTTGCACAATATATTCCACGCTCAAAATTCTCTAGTGACTTACAAAAATAGGTAGAGTTGACTTTGGAGCAGCTGTGCTATTTTCTGATTTGAGTGTTCTTTGTTTCCTTCTTGTCCACAGCTGGAGGGTGTGAATGAGGCAGTGGTGCTGCAGGTGTTTGTGGGTAATGACGCTGGGCGTGTGAAGCCACATGGGTTCTACCAGGCCTGCAGGGTGACGGGGCGCAACACTACAGCCTGCAAGGAGGTGGACATAGAGGGCACCACTGTCATTGAAGTGTCCCTGGACCCCAGCAATAATATGACCCTGGCGTATGTATCTGCTTATTGCCATAGCTGTTGCAATTCTGTAAAATCACACATACTGGAGACTGCTCCTCTTAGTAGATCTCCAATGGGAGTGCTTTGGGGGCTGTTGCAGCCGCTCGGGCCTTGTTCAGCAGGCCTGCTTGCCAGTCTAacatctgtgctgtgtgtgtctctctctgcagggtgGACTGTGTGGGGATCCTGAAACTGCGTAACGCTGATGTGGAAGCTCGTATCGGGGTGGCCGGCTCCAAAAAGAAGAGCACGCGTGCCAGGCTGGTGTTTCGGGTCAACATCTCCAGGCCGGACGGCTCGGTGCTCACGTTACAGACACCGTCGTCCCCCATCCTGTGCAGTGAGTGGCTTTAGGTTATTCATAGCATCTGCCCACCGGAGTTCTCTCAGGAACGCTGTCGGAGCTTAGAGCTGACGCACGTCACCAGGGGATTAGGGGGAGGTTCATTCAGGGGGTTGGGTGGACAGGAGGAAAATGAAAAGGAGCTTGGGTCAGGACAATGATGTAAATAATGAAGTCTCCATTGGGAGCCGTTACTGTCAAAATTTGACTGGATAGTCTTACGAGCATTTGTAATATAggtttgttttattgttttcaTCTCGTTTTTAAGTTCCACGCTGAAGACTTGGACACTTTGAAGAGTTGATTCAGTCTAGAAGTTCCATTTCTAATGCGTTATGTATGCTTAGCAGATCATTTTCTAATTTAAGTACATTTTCAGAGACCATGTCTATAGACTCTCTTCAGCATCATGTGTTCCTCCCGTTGTGGGCATAGCGTGTGGCTATGAGTGGCAAAAACAGGAAAGACTGCTCTGGGGTATAAGAAATTCTATTTGTCGGTGGTTTTAGAAGCAGAACTCCAAAAAaacgagggagagaaagaaaggccgGTGAAAGAGGTGTGGACTTTTTTGTTTACAATGCCAGAGTGCAATCCGACCAAGCAAAAATCTGTCCAGAACATATAAATCTCCAAtggcgtctgtctgtgtgtgttgtggagcGGGGTGGTGAGAGTGTGGAAGGCCTGTGAAaactggggagggaggaggagtgggaggagtcTGAGCTTGTTGTTTATAGAAACTTGGGGATTTCTATTTGCCTGTGAGAAAGGGGGACTGCAAAGAGTGTCAACTTTACCTATAGTACAGTCATTTTACTGTCTGGTTAATGATCATATActgtaaaataacaaaacaaatgtaCTTAAAATCTCAagtacatgcacatacacaccatTTTTTAAACACCAGCTCAGCTCACATTTTTCCTGGCAAAGCAATTAAAGCACAATTACTATTTCCCCACGATTACACATGTGCCTTCCAAGAAATCACAAGGTACTCTTGAGCAATTGGTTTAAGCTTTTCTGTCAGCTTCCCCTAGTTCCTCCGAGAAGGCCAGCAGTTCTGTACTCGTGACAGAATATTAGTTAAAGAAGCTAGGTCAAGCAGAACTCAGAGCCTGACGGTCTGTTGGTGTCCTGTCTACAGCCCAGCCTGCAGGGGTGCCTGAGATTCTGAAGAAGTCCCTCCACAGTTGCTCGGTGAGGGGGGGTGAGGAGGTCTTCATCATTGGGAAGAACTTCCTCAAGGACACCAAAGTCATATTCCAGGAAAATGTATCAGGTAGGTCTACACAACCAATTATTGTCTGAAATCCAAGTCCTTACAGTATATGAATAATGAaaaacatttatatttgttcCTTTACCTACCATACTAATGAAACCGTTCATTGTTTTCCCCCCTAAGATGAGAAGTGTTGGAAGGCAGAGGCTGAAATTGACATGGAGCTGTTTCACCAGGTAAATAAGCTTATTCTCTGCTTATTGtggtccaaatcaaatcaaatcaaatcaaatggtccTAGAATGATTCATGCTAATGATTTAACAGGGTGATTAGATAACAGCAGCCATTTGAGATTTGTAGGTTTAGATGTAATCATCTTAAATTGCTACTCACTCAGGGAGGTGAATGGCCTCATTGTTTTGTCACCTAATTACTGTGAGCCACGGTGGTAAGTAGGTCTCAACAGTCCTGCATAAACCTTTGCCCTTGGGAGCCAGAGGGTCAGAGCTTCGTTAGCTAAGCCTCAATCAGTTGCCTGAGCCCTGGGGTGTTTAGATGTCTTTCACATGTTATTCACAATTTGTAACCATGTGTAACCAGGCAAACTCTGTAAATCATCGCCACACCTTCTACTAGTCAGCAAAGTTTGAAAGGTGTTGCACATCTGAACTAGTTGATGACGTATGGAGTCTCCAGTTCATCGTCTGTGCCAGGATTATGTccattgtggctctctctctctctttcaactcTACATTGTGCTGACATCACTTGATTATTTAATCTAAGTAATTTTGCGCTTGCGCCTGTTTTATAAGGGATGTTGACACGTTTGTCACATGACTTGATGTATGTAATTATAAGACTGGGGCTACTGTACATTTCTGTTAGCTAAGTCGATTTGTCTGTTATGCGTTTCCCCTCAGAATCACTTGATTGTGAAGGTTCCTCCTTACCAGAACCCAGCCATCGCGTCTGCAGTGTGTGTGGGAATCTACGTGGTGACCAATGCTGGCCGATCCCACGACGTGCAGCCTTTTACATACACTCCAGAACCAGGTCTGTGATAAGTCCATGAACAAATGATCTTTTGTTTCACCTTCTGCGCCACATTAGGACCAAAACAACATTTCCTCAGACCATGTCTTCGGCCAGTGTAAATTACAACCATTACTCTACCACGACAACTGTATTAGGTGGATATATCATCTAGCCTGCTGTAAATTTACCATTACAGTCTTTAGTACAGGAAGCCATGTCAACTTGGGAACAGGGGGGTATTtgtctcctcctttttcctcatcaCTTCCAGGCATCAAAACGTCCTTTGGGCACTGTGGCACGAACTATCAATGAGCGGGCAGGAAGTGACAGGGAAAGGAACTAAAACAATGAAACAAAACATGGAAGTGTAGATGATCCATCTAAAAACAAAAATGCccttctatatacagtatgtactaaACATGATACCGGATTAGGCAGCGCCCTATCCAAAAAGTCAAGTCATACAGATTTAGTCCTGATTGTTTTTCACTCTATACAGTTTCATTTCATATTATATTTTTTGTATATGAAAACCTGACATGCAGACGAGGGAGAATGAGACTGGGTATGAAGAATAAGGTCATCTGATTTGCATGTCCTTAACTCAACCTGCTTATCTGTGTACGTCTCAGTGGACATATCTGTGAAGAAAGAAGTTCCATCTCCAGGCAAGCCCTGCCCTTTTGATCAACGGATGAAAGGTATAGTATATCTCTACCATGCTGTATGGTGTGTTCTTGTTTGTAatgcataggtgtgtgtgtgtgtgtgtgtgtgtgtgcgtgtgtactccTTCCTGTATGACAAAATTGTAACATTGTCCCTACATGCCCCTACAGTAATTGATGGTGCCTTGATGCCCCCAATGTTGCCTCttgtgaagagagaagaggtcaCTCCAATGGAGGTCTCCAGCAACCTCCCTTCTGCTGGCGTGTTCAAGGTAAAAGCTCTACAAATGGATTCCCAGCCTTGGCTGTGATAATGCCTCATTAAATAGTAGAATCATATCCATATGAACCATATCGATCTTTCCCCCAATATATATGAAAAGCTAGCAGGTATCATCTGTTTTTTGTATTCTCAGCAGACCCCCGATGTCATGTGTTCCGCCCAGCAGACGCTGGACATGAGTTCTAACCTTCCCCCCAACAACAGCCCGTTCTCCAACTCCTTGCCGCGGCCTGCCAAGGACCCTGCCGAATCCCAAACAGCAGTCTTCAACAGTGCAGAGGCCCTGAGCACCATACAGAAGCAGGACATTGCACTCACCAACTCCTTCCCCGTGCCTGCAGACTCTCTACTCCAAACTGGGCCTCAGCAGTTCCTCCTGGAGCCCAGAGAGGGGCTTGGTCAGGACAGGGCTGGCAACAATGCTGGGGCGGTAGGGAGGCTCAGTCAACAAGTGGAGGCCCCTCAACCTGCCCCCCAGCAGCACCAGCTGCCCATATTCCCCCCAGACGAGGTGGCCCAACTGGAACAAGCAGTGAGACAACTGCAGGCAAAAGGGTACTGCAGCCAGCAGCAACAGCGACAACAGCAacaaattcaacaacaacaaattcagcaacaacagcagcaacaaatTCAGCAACAACAGCAACTACAGCAACAGCAactacagcaacaacaacagattCAGCAGCAACAGGTTCAGCAGCAACAGGTTCAGCAGCAACAGGTTCAGCAGCAACAGGTTCAGCAGCAACAGATTCAGCAGCAACAGATTCAGCAGCAACAGATTCAACACCAACAAATTCAACACCAACAAATTCAACACCAACAACAGCAACAGCATGTGTTGGAGAACCTGCGGCAGGAGCTGTTTAAATCACAGATGCCAATGCAGTGTGACATATTTCAGGGCGGTTCTCTAGGTGAGAACACTGAACAGCAGGGTTCCCAGCAGGGCATGGTGCAGAACCATGGTTCCCTCTTTCAGCAGGCCCAACAGCAGCAGAGGCAACAACAGAAACAGCAGCAGCAAGCAGCACTCTTTCAGCAAGCCAATGAGCTCCTGTCCATTCAGACCAACTTCCTCCATCAGaccccttctcatccctctccacccctcttccatAATCCCAGCCCCCTGGCTGAGGCACAGGACCCACAGGGGGCGCTGTTCCACACTCAGAAGGCCTCTCCCACCCAGGAGCAGGTCCAGGCAACCCTCTTCCAGAACACCCTGACAGTGTTGAGTAGGACCAGCCTCTCCCCAGAGCAGCCCCCCTCTGCCGCCAACCTGTTCCTCccccagagtgccctgcctggtCAGCTCTCCGCTAGtggcagccagcagcagcagctggcCTTCCTCAGTGCCCTGCAGACCTCTGCCCCTGAGCCCCAGTCAGTGTTCCAGGCTCAGACCCAGCTTTCTCCTATCCAGCAGGGGACCCCCATGGAGCAGCAGCAGCCCCCCCAGCCTCAGCCACCTCAGCAGAATTCTATGTTTCAGAACATCTCCCCTCATCCACCTGCAAACACTCTCTCTCAGACCCAGCAGCAGCAGGCTGGCCTACTGTTCTGCAGCAAACACCTCTCCACTCCAGAGCAGCCCCCCAGTCTGCTGTTTAGTGGCCAGGGCCAGATGCCCCccatgagca
This window encodes:
- the nfat5b gene encoding nuclear factor of activated T-cells 5 isoform X3, with product MAQEVESVYDLLPKELQLPSSTQQNPTAAMSQKSGGEAVPPPSAALDSDATTVSSSMTMGGPRSAFPTSSSSTMHSSTSATDHTSAHTGIAAPDEGVSSRAVAEMLGAEGGTGNSGSTGGGRAGGEKGGGAGSLGGGGRGGASQEAQQHHQMTPSKRRTVLNISPPPEDLFDDSRMSCQEDQLQDSELSNSIWMDDSASNFSIVSSSSYNDNTEVPRKSRKRTPRQRPGPKPASAEEASMDVFDADSAKGPHFVLSQLGSDSKACTKGSSADGSQTTHQKCGTLASQFPQKSECKELKILVQPETQHRARYLTEGSRGSVKDRTQQGFPTLKLEGVNEAVVLQVFVGNDAGRVKPHGFYQACRVTGRNTTACKEVDIEGTTVIEVSLDPSNNMTLAVDCVGILKLRNADVEARIGVAGSKKKSTRARLVFRVNISRPDGSVLTLQTPSSPILCTQPAGVPEILKKSLHSCSVRGGEEVFIIGKNFLKDTKVIFQENVSDEKCWKAEAEIDMELFHQNHLIVKVPPYQNPAIASAVCVGIYVVTNAGRSHDVQPFTYTPEPVDISVKKEVPSPGKPCPFDQRMKVIDGALMPPMLPLVKREEVTPMEVSSNLPSAGVFKQTPDVMCSAQQTLDMSSNLPPNNSPFSNSLPRPAKDPAESQTAVFNSAEALSTIQKQDIALTNSFPVPADSLLQTGPQQFLLEPREGLGQDRAGNNAGAVGRLSQQVEAPQPAPQQHQLPIFPPDEVAQLEQAVRQLQAKGYCSQQQQRQQQQIQQQQIQQQQQQQIQQQQQLQQQQLQQQQQIQQQQVQQQQVQQQQVQQQQVQQQQIQQQQIQQQQIQHQQIQHQQIQHQQQQQHVLENLRQELFKSQMPMQCDIFQGGSLGENTEQQGSQQGMVQNHGSLFQQAQQQQRQQQKQQQQAALFQQANELLSIQTNFLHQTPSHPSPPLFHNPSPLAEAQDPQGALFHTQKASPTQEQVQATLFQNTLTVLSRTSLSPEQPPSAANLFLPQSALPGQLSASGSQQQQLAFLSALQTSAPEPQSVFQAQTQLSPIQQGTPMEQQQPPQPQPPQQNSMFQNISPHPPANTLSQTQQQQAGLLFCSKHLSTPEQPPSLLFSGQGQMPPMSSSSLNSQEPQNPSMLFSQANMVTVSQQESSEPMAFQDQSQVVGNPSEPRHHSLFQEQQPMQLITNSNNGPEQPVSLFMPQSNMSALQACMAARELPQTGIFSTQNGVAGLQTTTSSPVQQPGSLFQTAVSGSLNQPSEAQQPGLFLFGIQNECGQLITSPGTTLSDQIIAISQSGQNQRESEAQIQSLLNQSMSESGSMQNSMTASQNMEKIDDLLVSLQEQGNNLTRSY